GTCATGGCACCACCTATGCCAGTGCCTATTATGCCTATAACAAACCCCAACACAACAACATGAAAATTGCTCACAATATCACCTCATCTAAGTAAAATTTATTCTGCAAAAAAGCATAATATGATATGTGGCAAAATAAAATCTACCCGGATGGTAGGAGGTCCATCCGGGTAGAAAAGCGCCCTCAATGAGGACAGCTGGGGGGCAATATTTATATTTTCATAATGTGAATCATTAAAGTGTTTTCTTTATTATAAATGAGAAATCAATAGTGGGTCAAGTTAAAAAAATTTAACAATTTAAAAAAATATATAAGTTGTGTAAGTAGCAATAATCTCTTTCAGATAATTCATTTAATGCTAAAAGAAAAGGCTTTTTAAGCATCACTGCATGCTTTCAAGCCTTTCTGCCTGGTCTTCTGCCAAAAGGGCATCGATTATCTCGTCTAAATCGCCATCTAAAACCATCTGCAGTTTGTAAAGCGTAAGCCCTATCCTGTGATCTGTAACTCTGCCTTGCGGGAAGTTATAAGTCCTTATTCTTTCGCTTCTGTCCCCTGTGCCAACCTGCAGCTTCCTCGTCATAGAAATTTCTCTTTCTTTTTCTTCTCTGGCCATCTCATAAAGTTTAGCCCTAAGTATCTTCATGGCTCTTTCCCTGTTTTGAAGCTGTGATCTTTCATCTTGACATGATATGACTATACCTGTAGGTATGTGGGTAAGCCTTACAGCCGAGTCAGTTGTGTTTACGCTTTGCCCGCCGTGGCCACCAGACCTAAACACATCTATCTTTATGTCATTTGGGTTTATCTCGACGTCAACATCTTCTACTTCCGGCAATACCGCAACCGTAGCAGTAGATGTGTGTATCCTTCCGCCAGCTTCTGTCGTAGGTATCCTTTGAACCCTGTGAACGCCGCTTTCAAATTTAAGCCTGCTATACGCTCCTTTGCCTGCTATGCTGAATATGACTTCCTTAAATCCTCCAAGCTCCGTAGCATTGGAGCTCATTATCTCATACTTCCAGCGCTTTTTCTCTGCGTACATGGTGTACATCCTAAAAAGGTCGTAGGCAAAAAGTGCAGCTTCTTCGCCACCAGCTCCTGCCCTTATCTCCATTATGACATCTTTCTCATCGTTGGGGTCTTTAGGAAGCAGCAAAAGTTTTATCTCGTTTAGGAGGCTCTCCTCTTTCTCCTCCAGGCTTTTAAGCTCCTCCTCCGCCATGTCTTTTAGCTCATCATCCACCTCGATTAGCTCTTTAGTGGACTCTATGTCATCTTTCACCTTTTTGTACTCCCGATACTTTTGGACGATTTCCTCTAATCCAGCCTGCTCTTTCGCCATTTTCTTCCATTCATCCATGTCTTTCATGGCTTCAGGATCGCTTAATTTCTGGCTAAGCTCAACATATCTATCTTCAATTGCCTTAAGTTTATCTATCATCATCTCACCTCAAAAGCTGATTATATCATATAAATAACATTTTTAAAAGTATCAAGAACCAAGCCATTTTCCTAAAACTACCCTGTCTATTCCTTGAAGGTCTTTTACGATTTCTATATTGCCATATCCACCATCTAAAAGTATCTGTGATACGTCAAGCGCCTCATCGTATCCTACCTCAAATGCTATTATACCACTGCTTTTAATATATCCTTTAGAATCTCTGACTATATTTCTGTAAAATAAAAGGCCGTCCTCTCCTCCGTCGAGAGCTATCTTAGGCTCTTTTTTCACTTCTTTCTGCAATTTATCCATATCACCGCTTCTAATATACGGCGGATTTGACACAATTACATCAAACTTCACATCTTTCGGCACCAAGGAAAATAAATCGCTTTTTAAAAAGACGATCTTATCTAAAACGCCGTTCTCACAAGCATTATCTCTCGCAACAGACAAAGCATCGTCGCTTATATCAACTGCGTATACTTTCACATCTTTGTATTTCGCTATGCTTACGGCAATAGCACCGCTTCCAGTGCCTATATCCAATACCACATCGTCTTTCTGAAGCCTTTTTAAGACTTCCTCTACCAATACCTCTGTGTCGTTTCTCGGTATTAAAACATTAGGACTTACTTTAAATATAAGTCCCATAAAATGCTTTTTCCCAACTATATATTGATAAGGCATACCTTCTTTTCGTAAGTCCAACAAACCTTTGTATCTTTCAAAAATATCTTCGCTTAACTCTTTATTTCTATTTACAATTATGTATTCCCTTTCTGCACTTAATACAAAAGATAAAAGCCCTTCCGCTTCAAGTCGCGGTTCTGATACATAATTCTTAAGATACTGTGTCCCAAAATTTAAAGCATCAAATATCTTCAAAAGCTTTTCCTCCCTCATCTTCTAAGACACTTTTTAAAGATGCTATAGCTACCTCCAACTGACTGTCATCAGGTTCTTTCGTCGTCAGCTTTTGAAGAATGAGCCCCGGATACACCAATGCAGCTATGACTTTATTATCGCTATGACCAGCTATCTTTATCACTTCATACGATATGCCAGCAACAACAGGTAAAAGCAGTATTCTGGATATTATCCTTACGTATAATGAGGGCCATCTCAAAAACGAAAATACGATAATTGACACAATCATGACTATAAACAAAAAGTTTGTACCACACCTTGGATGAAGCGTCGTATACTTTCTGGCATTTTCAACGGTAAGCTCCTCTTCATGTTCGAAGCAATGTATCGTCTTATGCTCAGCACCGTGGTATTCAAAAACTCTTTTTATGTCTTCCATCCGCGATATGAGAGCAAGATAAGCGATAAATATTGCAACCCTAAGTACACCTTCAAAAAGATTTATGAGAAACGTATTTTCGGTGTACCACTTTAAAAAGCCTGCCACATAAGTTGGCCCTATGAAAAATACGATTATAGATATAGCCAACGACAAAGCCACCGAAAGATACATTATGGCATCATCCAGTTTGTCTCCAAAGACCTTCTTCAAAAATAGTTCAAATTTAGAAGGTTCTTCCTCTTGGCTTTCACCTTCTACCAACTCAGCAGAATAGCTTAATGTCCTGATTCCAATTATCAAAGAATCTATAAGTGCAACAGTCCCTCTTATAAATGGCAATGATAATATCTTATACCTTCTTGTCAAAGGCTTTACCATATCCTTTTTTACAACAATATCATTTCCACACCTTACAGCGGTAGCTATGCTGTTGTGTCCTCTCATCATTACGCCTTCTATTACCGCTTGTCCGCCGATATCCGTCTTCTTCATTGCTGCACCTCCTTAAAAATCCGCTTAAGCCCGCGGGACTTCGTGGCACTTTCTGCACCTTGCTTCATAAGACTCCTTTGCACCAACCATTATAATAGGATCGTCGTAATTGGCAGGCTTGCCATTTATAAGCCTTTGTGTGCGAGTGGCAGGATTGCCGCATTTCATGCATATAGCAGTAAGCTTGTCGACAAATTCAGCTATGGCCATCAATTCCGGAGTTGGACCAAATGGCTCGCCTCTAAAGTCCATGTCAAGCCCTGCACATATGACCCTTTTCCCACTATCGGCAATCTCTTTTACGATGTCCACTATTTCAGAATCAAAAAACTGAACTTCATCTATAGCAAATACATCCGTATCTTCTTCGGCGTATTTCAATATATCAGATGCCTTTACTATGGCAATGGCGTGCATGTTATCACCGTTATGAGATACGACTTTGTCTATGGAATACCTGTCATCTATAGCTGGTTTAAAGACTTGAACTTTCTGCTTGGCAATCTTGGCTCTCTTTATTCTTCTTATAAGCTCCTCACTTTTACCGCTAAACATAGGACCAGTTACAACTTCTATGTACCCGTGGTCTTTAGGCCCGTACATCATAATCCACCTCTTAAGACAAATAGTTTAAAACAACAAAAAATGCATTTTATACAATAAAAGGTTAGAGCAACAACTCTAACCACTTCATTATTTTGCATCCAGATTGTATTTTTTCTTAAACCTTTCTACCCTTCCACCTGTATCAATCAACTTCTGCTGACCAGTAAAAAGTGGATGGCACTTTGAGCATATTTCAACTCTAAGTTCTTTCTTTGTAGAGCCTGTCACAAATGTATTTCCACATGCACACCTTACAACTGCATCGTGATAATAAGTTGGATGTATTCCTTCTTTCATCGCCTTCACCTCTTTCAAACCGAAATTACACTTAAATGATTATATCACACATAATATATAATATCAAGATTTATAAAGTTGGGATCTTATGGCCTCTATAAACTCTGCATTAGTCCTTGTCCTCATAAGCCTATCTATCAACACCTCAGTGACTTCATTAGGCGCAATGCTGCTCATGGCCTTTCTTATCATCCACATTGCTTCCAGCTCTTTTTGTGAAAGCAGTAATTCTTCTTTCCTTGTGCCTGATTTGTATATATCAATTGCAGGGAATATACGCCTTTCTTGCAGTTTTCTGTCAAGGTGAAGCTCCATGTTGCCTGTTCCCTTAAACTCCTCAAATATGACATCATCCATGCGGCTTCCCGTCTCGATTAAAGCTGTAGCTAAGATTGTCAAACTTCCACCCTCCTCAATATTTCTGGCGGCACCAAAAAATCTCTTAGGTGGGTGAAGTGCTGACGGATCAAGACCACCAGATAGAGTCCTGCCAGATGGCGGCGTCACAAGATTGTATGCCCTTGCAAGCCTTGTTATGCTGTCCATGAGAATTACAACATCCTTGCCATATTCTACCAGTCTTTTCGCATATTCCAATACCATCTCTGCCACTTTTGTGTGATGCTCTGGAAGTTCATCAAAAGTGGAATAGACAACTTCGCCTTTTATAGACCTTTTCATGTCTGTGACTTCTTCAGGTCTTTCATCGATGAGAAGCACAATAAGGTGAACTTCAGGATGATTTATGGAAATGCTATTGGCTATCTTCTTTAAAAGAGTAGTCTTGCCAGCTTTCGGCGGAGCCACGATCATTCCTCTTTGGCCTTTTCCAATAGGAGCTATTATGTCCACAAGCCTCATAGCAAGCTCTGTTGGAATCGTTTCAAGCCTCAGTTTTTCATCTGGAAAAATAGGTGTAAGCTCATCGAATGGAATTCTCTTCTTGGCAAGATCCGGACTTTCGCCATTTATAGACTCCACATAAAGAATTGCGGAATATTTTTCTCCTTCCCTCGGAATCCTTGTAATTCCTTTTACCTTATCGCCAACTTTAAGCCCAAACCTTCTAATCTGCGATTGTGATATATAAATATCTTTATTGCCTTGTATAAAATTTTCAACCCTTAAAAATCCATATCCATCAGGCATTATGTCAAGGACGCCTTCTGCAACCACATCACCCTGCGTCTCTATAAGCTCTTTCAATGGTTCAGATACATCGCTTATCAGTGGAAGCCCTTCTTTTATAAATATGCTGTTATTTTTTCTTGGCTCTTTTTCCTTCTCTTTTTCATCTTCTTTTTCTTCAATTTTCTCGTTTTCTGTATCTAAAGATACATCTTCCTTGACATTTTCTTCATCTTCGTATGCTTCGTCTTCATGCTTAACCTTTATTGCCTCATCTATATCCTTTTTGGCTTCCTCCACATTTTCTGTGATATTTTCTTTGCTTCTTAGGCGCATCCTAAGCTTTCTTCTAAGCTCTTCATAATCTGCATCTGATTTTTCAAGCTCCTCCACCGGTATGCTTATCTTCCCTATGGTCTTTTTCTCTTCATCTTTACCAGCTTCTTCTGATTTTACATCATTGACTTCTGATGCAGTTTCTATGACTTTTTCAGTATCAGATGATTTTTCTTCTTTTTCATTTTCAGAATCCTTTTCATCTTCTTGTCCTTCTAATCTTGCTTTCTCATCAAGATTTTCTTCTAAAGACAAATTCTCTACATCATTTTTTGCTTCTTCATCTGTCTTTTCTTCAAGCTTAATCTGCTTTGACTTCTCTACGATAAGCTCTTTTAACTGTTGCTTCCTGTACTTCGTAATGCTTTTTACGCCATATCTTTTGGCTATATCCCTAAGTTCTGCAAGGGATTTCCCTTCTAAATCATTAAAATCCAAAAAAAGGCACCTCCTGAACAAAATAATTATTTAAATTGTAAAATGGGATTTTATTAAAAAATTTTTAAATAATATTTTTAATAAAAAAGAATTGTTTTAGACTGGTCTTAGAATACACGGTTATAATATTATTTACAAATAGGCAATGATGTATTCTTGAGCCCTCAAACGTTATACACTATTTATATTTTATTATACCTTTTAAAAAAGTCAAGTAACAAAGCATAATTTTAATAATTTTTTAACATCCTGTTAATATTATCGACACATTTTATAAAAATATTCAGCTTATGCAATTTTTTCTTAAAATAATAATTAAAAAGTCAGAGGAAATATCCCCTGACTTAAAATCATTTCTTAGGAACTGTCTCCCAATCTTTTAAGAATCTTTCAATGCCTATATCCGTCAATGGATGTTTTATCATCTGCATGATCACT
The nucleotide sequence above comes from Thermoanaerobacterium sp. PSU-2. Encoded proteins:
- the prfA gene encoding peptide chain release factor 1, yielding MIDKLKAIEDRYVELSQKLSDPEAMKDMDEWKKMAKEQAGLEEIVQKYREYKKVKDDIESTKELIEVDDELKDMAEEELKSLEEKEESLLNEIKLLLLPKDPNDEKDVIMEIRAGAGGEEAALFAYDLFRMYTMYAEKKRWKYEIMSSNATELGGFKEVIFSIAGKGAYSRLKFESGVHRVQRIPTTEAGGRIHTSTATVAVLPEVEDVDVEINPNDIKIDVFRSGGHGGQSVNTTDSAVRLTHIPTGIVISCQDERSQLQNRERAMKILRAKLYEMAREEKEREISMTRKLQVGTGDRSERIRTYNFPQGRVTDHRIGLTLYKLQMVLDGDLDEIIDALLAEDQAERLESMQ
- the prmC gene encoding peptide chain release factor N(5)-glutamine methyltransferase; the encoded protein is MKIFDALNFGTQYLKNYVSEPRLEAEGLLSFVLSAEREYIIVNRNKELSEDIFERYKGLLDLRKEGMPYQYIVGKKHFMGLIFKVSPNVLIPRNDTEVLVEEVLKRLQKDDVVLDIGTGSGAIAVSIAKYKDVKVYAVDISDDALSVARDNACENGVLDKIVFLKSDLFSLVPKDVKFDVIVSNPPYIRSGDMDKLQKEVKKEPKIALDGGEDGLLFYRNIVRDSKGYIKSSGIIAFEVGYDEALDVSQILLDGGYGNIEIVKDLQGIDRVVLGKWLGS
- a CDS encoding DUF1385 domain-containing protein, which encodes MKKTDIGGQAVIEGVMMRGHNSIATAVRCGNDIVVKKDMVKPLTRRYKILSLPFIRGTVALIDSLIIGIRTLSYSAELVEGESQEEEPSKFELFLKKVFGDKLDDAIMYLSVALSLAISIIVFFIGPTYVAGFLKWYTENTFLINLFEGVLRVAIFIAYLALISRMEDIKRVFEYHGAEHKTIHCFEHEEELTVENARKYTTLHPRCGTNFLFIVMIVSIIVFSFLRWPSLYVRIISRILLLPVVAGISYEVIKIAGHSDNKVIAALVYPGLILQKLTTKEPDDSQLEVAIASLKSVLEDEGGKAFEDI
- a CDS encoding thymidine kinase; the protein is MYGPKDHGYIEVVTGPMFSGKSEELIRRIKRAKIAKQKVQVFKPAIDDRYSIDKVVSHNGDNMHAIAIVKASDILKYAEEDTDVFAIDEVQFFDSEIVDIVKEIADSGKRVICAGLDMDFRGEPFGPTPELMAIAEFVDKLTAICMKCGNPATRTQRLINGKPANYDDPIIMVGAKESYEARCRKCHEVPRA
- the rpmE gene encoding 50S ribosomal protein L31, with protein sequence MKEGIHPTYYHDAVVRCACGNTFVTGSTKKELRVEICSKCHPLFTGQQKLIDTGGRVERFKKKYNLDAK
- the rho gene encoding transcription termination factor Rho; translation: MDFNDLEGKSLAELRDIAKRYGVKSITKYRKQQLKELIVEKSKQIKLEEKTDEEAKNDVENLSLEENLDEKARLEGQEDEKDSENEKEEKSSDTEKVIETASEVNDVKSEEAGKDEEKKTIGKISIPVEELEKSDADYEELRRKLRMRLRSKENITENVEEAKKDIDEAIKVKHEDEAYEDEENVKEDVSLDTENEKIEEKEDEKEKEKEPRKNNSIFIKEGLPLISDVSEPLKELIETQGDVVAEGVLDIMPDGYGFLRVENFIQGNKDIYISQSQIRRFGLKVGDKVKGITRIPREGEKYSAILYVESINGESPDLAKKRIPFDELTPIFPDEKLRLETIPTELAMRLVDIIAPIGKGQRGMIVAPPKAGKTTLLKKIANSISINHPEVHLIVLLIDERPEEVTDMKRSIKGEVVYSTFDELPEHHTKVAEMVLEYAKRLVEYGKDVVILMDSITRLARAYNLVTPPSGRTLSGGLDPSALHPPKRFFGAARNIEEGGSLTILATALIETGSRMDDVIFEEFKGTGNMELHLDRKLQERRIFPAIDIYKSGTRKEELLLSQKELEAMWMIRKAMSSIAPNEVTEVLIDRLMRTRTNAEFIEAIRSQLYKS